Proteins from a single region of Primulina tabacum isolate GXHZ01 chromosome 5, ASM2559414v2, whole genome shotgun sequence:
- the LOC142545185 gene encoding TOM1-like protein 9 isoform X5: MHVAEKDLPHEMVKIVGKKPDFNVKEKMLILIDTWHEAFGGTKARYPQYFTAYQDLLRLGAVFPQRSDRSAPVVTPAQTVPVTSYPQVLRNSESRPDATESSAEATLSFADIQNARGIMDVLAEMLSALDPSNKEKICSQYRVSSLQNI, from the exons ATGCACGTTGCTGAGAAAGATTTGCCTCATGAGATGGTGAAAATTGTGGGAAAGAAG CCAGACTTTAATGTAAAAGAGAAGATGTTAATTCTAATAGATACTTGGCACGAAGCCTTTGGAGGAACTAAAGCGAGATATCCCCAATACTTTACAGCATACCAGGATTTACTG CGTCTTGGAGCAGTTTTCCCTCAGAGATCGGATCGGTCAGCACCTGTTGTCACACCAGCACAAACAGTTCCTGTGACATCTTATCCACAAGTTCTTCGTAATTCTGAATCTAGACCTGATGCAACCGAGTCTTCTGCTGAAGCAACATTGag CTTTGCAGATATTCAAAATGCACGTGGCATCATGGATGTCCTTGCAGAAATGCTGAGTGCTTTGGATCCTAGTAACAAAGAG AAAATATGTTCTCAATATAGAGTGTCATCCCTACAGAACATTTGA
- the LOC142545185 gene encoding TOM1-like protein 9 isoform X2, whose translation MHVAEKDLPHEMVKIVGKKPDFNVKEKMLILIDTWHEAFGGTKARYPQYFTAYQDLLRLGAVFPQRSDRSAPVVTPAQTVPVTSYPQVLRNSESRPDATESSAEATLSFADIQNARGIMDVLAEMLSALDPSNKEGIKQEVLVDLVEQCRTYKQRVVHLVNSTLKYVLNIECHPYRTFESKIHLHQQEEKTETKIKRCSK comes from the exons ATGCACGTTGCTGAGAAAGATTTGCCTCATGAGATGGTGAAAATTGTGGGAAAGAAG CCAGACTTTAATGTAAAAGAGAAGATGTTAATTCTAATAGATACTTGGCACGAAGCCTTTGGAGGAACTAAAGCGAGATATCCCCAATACTTTACAGCATACCAGGATTTACTG CGTCTTGGAGCAGTTTTCCCTCAGAGATCGGATCGGTCAGCACCTGTTGTCACACCAGCACAAACAGTTCCTGTGACATCTTATCCACAAGTTCTTCGTAATTCTGAATCTAGACCTGATGCAACCGAGTCTTCTGCTGAAGCAACATTGag CTTTGCAGATATTCAAAATGCACGTGGCATCATGGATGTCCTTGCAGAAATGCTGAGTGCTTTGGATCCTAGTAACAAAGAG GGAATCAAGCAGGAGGTCCTTGTTGATCTGGTGGAACAGTGTCGTACATACAAGCAAAGAGTAGTGCACCTTGTTAACTCGACTTT AAAATATGTTCTCAATATAGAGTGTCATCCCTACAGAACATTTGAATCCAAGATACACTTGCACCAACAAGAAGAGAAAACAGAGACA
- the LOC142545185 gene encoding TOM1-like protein 9 isoform X1: MHVAEKDLPHEMVKIVGKKPDFNVKEKMLILIDTWHEAFGGTKARYPQYFTAYQDLLRLGAVFPQRSDRSAPVVTPAQTVPVTSYPQVLRNSESRPDATESSAEATLSFADIQNARGIMDVLAEMLSALDPSNKEGIKQEVLVDLVEQCRTYKQRVVHLVNSTLDESLLCQGLALNDAFPALAYLLYFFLFWVIIARTLSLTLWCSDFGCTYLTDSQLFFHENRRIT; the protein is encoded by the exons ATGCACGTTGCTGAGAAAGATTTGCCTCATGAGATGGTGAAAATTGTGGGAAAGAAG CCAGACTTTAATGTAAAAGAGAAGATGTTAATTCTAATAGATACTTGGCACGAAGCCTTTGGAGGAACTAAAGCGAGATATCCCCAATACTTTACAGCATACCAGGATTTACTG CGTCTTGGAGCAGTTTTCCCTCAGAGATCGGATCGGTCAGCACCTGTTGTCACACCAGCACAAACAGTTCCTGTGACATCTTATCCACAAGTTCTTCGTAATTCTGAATCTAGACCTGATGCAACCGAGTCTTCTGCTGAAGCAACATTGag CTTTGCAGATATTCAAAATGCACGTGGCATCATGGATGTCCTTGCAGAAATGCTGAGTGCTTTGGATCCTAGTAACAAAGAG GGAATCAAGCAGGAGGTCCTTGTTGATCTGGTGGAACAGTGTCGTACATACAAGCAAAGAGTAGTGCACCTTGTTAACTCGACTTT GGATGAATCACTATTATGTCAAGGACTAGCACTGAACGATGCGTTTCCAGCACTTGCCTACCTTttatattttttccttttttgggTCATAATCGCCCGAACATTATCGCTCACTCTCTGGTGTTCTGATTTTGGTTGTACATATCTAACTGATAGCCAGCTTTTTTTCCATGAAAATAGGagaataacataa
- the LOC142545185 gene encoding TOM1-like protein 9 isoform X3: MLILIDTWHEAFGGTKARYPQYFTAYQDLLRLGAVFPQRSDRSAPVVTPAQTVPVTSYPQVLRNSESRPDATESSAEATLSFADIQNARGIMDVLAEMLSALDPSNKEGIKQEVLVDLVEQCRTYKQRVVHLVNSTLDESLLCQGLALNDAFPALAYLLYFFLFWVIIARTLSLTLWCSDFGCTYLTDSQLFFHENRRIT, translated from the exons ATGTTAATTCTAATAGATACTTGGCACGAAGCCTTTGGAGGAACTAAAGCGAGATATCCCCAATACTTTACAGCATACCAGGATTTACTG CGTCTTGGAGCAGTTTTCCCTCAGAGATCGGATCGGTCAGCACCTGTTGTCACACCAGCACAAACAGTTCCTGTGACATCTTATCCACAAGTTCTTCGTAATTCTGAATCTAGACCTGATGCAACCGAGTCTTCTGCTGAAGCAACATTGag CTTTGCAGATATTCAAAATGCACGTGGCATCATGGATGTCCTTGCAGAAATGCTGAGTGCTTTGGATCCTAGTAACAAAGAG GGAATCAAGCAGGAGGTCCTTGTTGATCTGGTGGAACAGTGTCGTACATACAAGCAAAGAGTAGTGCACCTTGTTAACTCGACTTT GGATGAATCACTATTATGTCAAGGACTAGCACTGAACGATGCGTTTCCAGCACTTGCCTACCTTttatattttttccttttttgggTCATAATCGCCCGAACATTATCGCTCACTCTCTGGTGTTCTGATTTTGGTTGTACATATCTAACTGATAGCCAGCTTTTTTTCCATGAAAATAGGagaataacataa
- the LOC142545185 gene encoding TOM1-like protein 9 isoform X4 has protein sequence MHVAEKDLPHEMVKIVGKKPDFNVKEKMLILIDTWHEAFGGTKARYPQYFTAYQDLLRLGAVFPQRSDRSAPVVTPAQTVPVTSYPQVLRNSESRPDATESSAEATLSFADIQNARGIMDVLAEMLSALDPSNKEGIKQEVLVDLVEQCRTYKQRVVHLVNSTLTFESKIHLHQQEEKTETKIKRCSK, from the exons ATGCACGTTGCTGAGAAAGATTTGCCTCATGAGATGGTGAAAATTGTGGGAAAGAAG CCAGACTTTAATGTAAAAGAGAAGATGTTAATTCTAATAGATACTTGGCACGAAGCCTTTGGAGGAACTAAAGCGAGATATCCCCAATACTTTACAGCATACCAGGATTTACTG CGTCTTGGAGCAGTTTTCCCTCAGAGATCGGATCGGTCAGCACCTGTTGTCACACCAGCACAAACAGTTCCTGTGACATCTTATCCACAAGTTCTTCGTAATTCTGAATCTAGACCTGATGCAACCGAGTCTTCTGCTGAAGCAACATTGag CTTTGCAGATATTCAAAATGCACGTGGCATCATGGATGTCCTTGCAGAAATGCTGAGTGCTTTGGATCCTAGTAACAAAGAG GGAATCAAGCAGGAGGTCCTTGTTGATCTGGTGGAACAGTGTCGTACATACAAGCAAAGAGTAGTGCACCTTGTTAACTCGACTTT AACATTTGAATCCAAGATACACTTGCACCAACAAGAAGAGAAAACAGAGACA